The Fragaria vesca subsp. vesca linkage group LG2, FraVesHawaii_1.0, whole genome shotgun sequence genome includes a window with the following:
- the LOC101293460 gene encoding glutamate receptor 2.7-like: protein MAENTTSTIPVNVGVVLDINREYGTVWLSCIKMALSDFYASHAHYKTRLVLNIRDSESNVVRAADAALDLIKNKQVQAILGPVTSMDASFVINLGDQAQVPIISFSASSPSLNSLRSSYFFQITQVDSSQVNAISSIVQNFGWRQVVPIYVDTEYGDAVIPFLTDALQEVDVRVTYRSAVSPLATDDQILQELRKLMTMQTRVFIVHMNPKLGCRLFAKAKEIGMMGQGYVWIMTNGLANRLISMNSTVINSMQGVIGVQTYVAQTQKLEEFNLRWKQQSMQDDHSTLIDVDQLDVLALWAYDAAFALAMAIEEVGITTTFDLFQKKNSSSSSSSFNLTDFGSAEISKYGPDLCRALSKTRFEGIAGNFSIVDGQLQSSTFRIVNINEDGARDIGFWTPQNGLVNSLNSASKTILSTDSKSNLKSSVIWPGEFLSTPKGWEIPTNGKRLRIGVPVNFGVLEFVRVTKDPSSNTTEVTGFSIDVFKAAIDVLPYPLPYEFIPYEKPNDSVAATYNDLCYQVYLGKFDAVVGDVTIRAMRSLYVDFTMPYTESGVVMVVPIFDTRAKNAWVFLKPLTWDLWLTTSCFFLFIGFVVWVLEHRINEDFRGPPSHQVGTSVWFSFSTMVFSQRERVLSNLGRFVMIIWVFVLLILTQSYTANLASLLTVQQLQPTVTDIKDILRKGENVGYRSTAYTYDLLKQVGFDDSKLKGLTTVEEIQEALTKGSPNGGIAAFVDETPYTKLLLAKYCSKFTMVGPIFKTVGFGFVFPKRSPLVPDVSRAVLNVTEGDKILNIGNKWFKKEESNCQDSSTQSVSSNSLGLASFWGLFLIAGLASIVALIIFIASFLHKHKTMIPSDSGASRWRRWQIMFEIFNQKDLDSHTFKTSQERDSVQSPVNYNSSHTEIHSASSVSFEEHEIP from the exons CTCTAGATTTGATAAAGAATAAGCAAGTGCAAGCCATTCTAGGACCCGTGACGTCGATGGATGCAAGCTTTGTTATTAACTTGGGCGACCAGGCTCAAGTGCCAATTATTTCATTTTCTGCATCAAGTCCATCTCTTAATTCACTCCGCAGCTCCTATTTTTTCCAAATTACACAGGTAGACTCCTCCCAAGTGAATGCCATAAGTTCTATAGTCCAAAATTTCGGTTGGAGACAAGTTGTACCTATCTATGTAGACACTGAATATGGGGATGCAGTCATACCTTTTCTAACTGATGCACTGCAAGAGGTTGATGTTCGTGTCACATATCGAAGCGCAGTTTCCCCACTTGCCACTGATGATCAAATTCTTCAAGAACTGCGTAAGTTAATGACCATGCAAACCAGAGTCTTCATTGTTCATATGAATCCCAAGCTCGGTTGTAGGCTGTTTGCCAAGGCAAAAGAGATTGGAATGATGGGTCAAGGATATGTTTGGATCATGACTAATGGGTTAGCCAATCGGTTAATATCGATGAATTCCACAGTCATAAATTCCATGCAAGGTGTAATAGGTGTACAAACATACGTTGCTCAAACACAGAAGCTTGAAGAATTCAACTTACGGTGGAAGCAACAATCCATGCAAGACGACCATTCAACTCTTATTGATGTTGATCAACTGGATGTCCTAGCACTTTGGGCTTATGACGCAGCTTTTGCACTAGCCATGGCAATCGAAGAAGTCGGGATCACAACTACTTTCGACTTGTTCCAAAAGAAGAACTCCTCCTCCTCCTCCTCCTCCTTCAATTTGACAGATTTTGGGAGTGCTGAGATATCTAAATATGGTCCAGATCTCTGCCGAGCCCTTTCGAAAACTAGATTTGAAGGCATAGCTGGAAATTTCAGCATTGTTGATGGACAACTTCAGTCATCAACGTTCCGTATAGTGAATATTAATGAGGATGGAGCAAGAGATATCGGATTTTGGACACCACAAAATGGACTGGTGAACAGTTTGAATTCCGCAAGCAAAACCATACTCTCAACTGATTCGAAGTCTAACCTGAAATCCAGTGTTATATGGCCTGGAGAATTTCTCTCTACTCCGAAGGGATGGGAGATCCCAACAAATGGCAAGCGGTTGAGAATAGGAGTTCCTGTTAATTTCGGTGTTCTTGAGTTTGTGAGGGTTACAAAAGATCCAAGCTCAAATACAACTGAAGTCACAGGGTTTTCTATTGATGTCTTTAAGGCAGCAATAGACGTATTGCCATATCCTCTTCCGTATGAGTTCATTCCTTATGAAAAACCTAATGACTCTGTCGCCGCAACTTACAACGATTTGTGCTATCAAGTATATCTTGGG AAGTTTGATGCTGTGGTGGGAGATGTAACAATTCGAGCAATGAGGTCATTGTATGTGGACTTTACAATGCCATACACAGAATCAGGCGTAGTAATGGTTGTGCCGATCTTCGACACCAGGGCCAAAAATGCATGGGTATTCTTGAAGCCTTTGACATGGGATCTTTGGCTAACAACTTCATGTTTCTTTCTTTTCATTGGTTTTGTGGTTTGGGTTCTAGAGCATCGAATCAATGAAGATTTTCGTGGCCCTCCCTCGCATCAAGTCGGCACCAGTGTCTGGTTCTCCTTCTCAACCATGGTGTTTTCACAAA GAGAGAGAGTGCTCAGCAATTTGGGAAGATTTGTGATGATCATATGGGTATTTGTTTTGTTAATACTGACACAAAGTTACACGGCTAACCTAGCTTCACTATTAACAGTCCAGCAACTTCAACCGACTGTTACCGATATAAAAGACATTTTGAGGAAGGGAGAAAACGTGGGATATAGGAGCACTGCTTATACTTATGATCTACTGAAACAAGTAGGTTTTGACGATTCCAAGCTTAAAGGCCTTACAACAGTTGAAGAAATTCAAGAAGCTCTCACAAAAGGGAGTCCAAATGGTGGCATTGCTGCTTTTGTCGACGAAACCCCTTACACAAAGCTTCTTCTAGCCAAATATTGTTCCAAGTTCACAATGGTCGGACCTATCTTCAAAACAGTTGGCTTTGGCTTT GTGTTTCCAAAACGTTCGCCTCTTGTGCCTGACGTTTCACGAGCAGTGCTAAACGTGACAGAAGGAGATAAGATATTGAACATTGGAAACAAATGGTTCAAGAAAGAAGAAAGCAATTGTCAAGACTCTAGTACTCAATCAGTTTCTAGCAACAGTCTAGGGCTTGCTAGCTTTTGGGGCTTATTCTTGATTGCAGGGCTGGCTTCAATAGTCGCACTCATCATCTTTATTGCTTCGTTCCTCCACAAGCATAAAACTATGATCCCTTCTGACTCGGGAGCCTCTAGATGGAGAAGGTGGCAGATCATGTTTGAAATCTTCAACCAAAAGGACCTTGACTCTCACACTTTTAAAACAAGTCAGGAACGAGATTCAGTTCAATCCCCAGTGAACTATAATTCAAGCCACACAGAGATACATTCTGCATCTTCTGTATCTTTTGAAGAACATGAAATACCATAA